From one Solanum stenotomum isolate F172 chromosome 12, ASM1918654v1, whole genome shotgun sequence genomic stretch:
- the LOC125846792 gene encoding catalase isozyme 2, whose protein sequence is MDPYKYRPSSAFNSPFCTTNSGAPVWNNNSSLTVGARGPVLLEDYHLVEKLANFDRERIAERVVHARGASAKGFFEVTHDIAHLTCADFLRAPGVQTPVIVRFSTVIHERGSPETLRDPRGFAVKFYTREGNFDLVGNNFPVFFIRDGMKFPDMVHALKPNPKSHIQENWRVLDFFSHHPESLHMFTFLFDDIGIPQDYRHMDGSGVHTFTLINRAGKSTYVKFHWKPTCGVKSLLEEEAIRVGGANHSHATQDLYDSIAAGNYPEWKLFIQIMDPDHEDKFDFDPLDVTKTWPEDILPLQPVGRLVLNKNIDNFFNENEQLAFCPSIVVPGVYYSDDKMLQTRIFSYSDTQRYRLGPNYLQLPANAPKCAHHNNHYDGSMNFMHRDEEIDYFPSRYDQVRHAEVYPIPSTVCSGKREKCIIQKENNFKQPGERYRTFTPDRQERFIRRWVEALSDPRITYEIRSIWITYWSQADKSLGQKLASRLNVRPSI, encoded by the exons ATGGATCCTTACAAG TACCGTCCGTCAAGTGCTTTCAATTCACCTTTCTGTACCACTAATTCTGGTGCTCCTGTTTGGAACAACAATTCATCTCTTACTGTTGGAGCAAGAG GTCCCGTGTTGCTTGAGGATTACCATTTGGTGGAGAAACTTGCCAACTTTGACAGGGAACGTATTGCGGAACGTGTTGTTCATGCCCGAGGTGCTAGTGCCAAAGGGTTTTTTGAAGTTACTCATGACATTGCTCACCTTACCTGTGCTGATTTCCTTCGAGCTCCCGGTGTCCAGACTCCAGTCATTGTGAGATTCTCTACTGTTATTCATGAGAGGGGTAGTCCTGAAACTCTGAGGGATCCTCGTGGTTTTGCTGTCAAGTTCTACACCAGAGAG GGAAATTTTGATCTGGTAGGGAACAACTTCCCCGTCTTCTTCATCCGTGATGGAATGAAGTTCCCTGACATGGTCCATGCTCTGAAGCCAAATCCCAAGTCCCATATCCAGGAGAATTGGAGGGTCCTTGATTTTTTCTCTCATCATCCCGAAAGCCTGCACATGTTCACTTTCCTCTTCGACGATATTGGTATTCCACAAGATTACAGGCATATGGACGGGTCTGGTGTCCACACATTCACATTGATCAACAGGGCTGGGAAATCAACTTATGTGAAGTTCCACTGGAAGCCCACATGTGGTGTCAAGTCCTTGTTGGAAGAAGAGGCAATCCGAGTCGGAGGAGCAAATCACAGCCATGCTACTCAGGACCTCTATGACTCTATTGCAGCTGGAAATTATCCTGAATGGAAGCTCTTCATTCAGATTATGGATCCAGATCATGAAGACAAATTTGACTTTGATCCACTTGATGTGACAAAAACTTGGCCAGAGGATATCTTGCCTTTGCAGCCGGTGGGAAGATTAGTTCTGAACAAGAACATTGATAACTTTTTTAATGAGAATGAGCAGCTAGCTTTCTGCCCTTCTATTGTGGTTCCAGGGGTTTATTACTCAGATGATAAGATGCTTCAAACTCGTATTTTCTCCTACTCTGATACCCAGAGGTATCGACTTGGACCAAATTATTTGCAACTTCCTGCTAATGCTCCAAAGTGTGCTCATCACAACAATCACTATGATGGCTCTATGAATTTTATGCACAGGGATGAGGAG ATCGATTACTTCCCTTCAAGGTATGATCAAGTTCGCCATGCTGAGGTGTATCCTATTCCTTCAACAGTTTGCAGTGGCAAACGTGAGAAG TGCATCATTCAAAAAGAGAACAATTTCAAGCAACCAGGAGAAAGGTACCGCACATTCACACCCGACAG ACAAGAACGCTTTATTCGTCGATGGGTGGAGGCCTTGTCTGATCCTCGTATCACTTATGAAATACGCAGCATTTGGATCACATACTGGTCTCAG GCTGACAAGTCTCTGGGTCAAAAGCTTGCATCTAGGCTTAATGTGAGACCAAGCATATGA